A single region of the Pseudothermotoga sp. genome encodes:
- the deoC gene encoding deoxyribose-phosphate aldolase, which yields MNSIEELVERKLIEYQKSYKFELPSRNFSVNEVISAIEHTLLRPTATEEEIDKLCDEAIQYGFCGVCVNPVHVKRAIHRLKNSNVKVVSVVGFPLGANTQYCKARETEELVELGVDEIDMVINLSKLKSRDYKYVYEDIKSVVESSRGKPVKVIIETCYLNLEEKIAACVIAELAGAKFVKTSTGFGSSGATVEDVHLMKWCAPRLNVKASGGIRSYQQAVQMLLAGASRIGTSSSIQIVKEGVSR from the coding sequence ATGAATAGCATTGAGGAGCTTGTTGAAAGAAAATTGATTGAATATCAGAAGAGCTACAAATTCGAATTGCCATCGCGGAATTTTTCTGTTAATGAAGTAATTTCGGCGATAGAACACACACTTTTAAGGCCAACAGCTACTGAGGAAGAGATAGACAAACTATGTGATGAAGCCATTCAATATGGATTCTGCGGAGTTTGTGTTAATCCGGTGCACGTAAAACGTGCAATCCATAGACTGAAAAATTCCAACGTCAAAGTGGTGAGCGTGGTTGGTTTTCCGCTCGGTGCGAATACTCAGTATTGCAAAGCGAGGGAAACGGAGGAACTTGTGGAACTTGGTGTTGATGAAATCGACATGGTGATCAATCTCTCGAAATTGAAATCGAGAGATTACAAGTATGTCTACGAGGATATCAAATCGGTTGTTGAGTCGAGCCGTGGGAAGCCAGTGAAAGTGATAATCGAAACATGCTACTTAAACCTGGAAGAAAAGATAGCTGCGTGTGTGATAGCGGAACTAGCTGGTGCAAAGTTCGTTAAAACTTCTACGGGCTTTGGTTCAAGCGGTGCGACTGTTGAGGATGTTCATCTCATGAAGTGGTGTGCACCAAGGTTGAATGTAAAAGCATCTGGAGGTATTCGGAGTTACCAGCAAGCTGTACAAATGCTGTTGGCTGGTGCCAGTCGAATTGGGACCAGCTCGAGCATTCAAATAGTGAAAGAGGGGGTTTCGAGATGA
- a CDS encoding HDIG domain-containing protein, protein MLEREKALELLYEHVKTKNLIKHCLAVEAIMKALARKFAQDEKLWGLAGLLHDLDYDYTKDKPDLHGLKTIEILRSYEIPKEVLDAVLAHCEKKERETLLEKAIYVADPTSGFIVAAALITPEKSLEVIDVDFLIRRFKEKLFAKGANRQQMMKCEEMGLSLEEFLGISLEAMKSIRAELGL, encoded by the coding sequence ATGTTGGAAAGAGAGAAAGCTTTGGAGCTTTTATATGAACATGTGAAGACAAAAAACCTAATAAAACATTGTCTTGCGGTGGAAGCTATCATGAAAGCTTTGGCACGAAAGTTCGCGCAAGATGAGAAACTCTGGGGATTGGCAGGTTTGCTTCATGATCTAGACTACGATTACACCAAAGACAAACCTGATTTACACGGACTGAAAACGATCGAGATTCTGAGATCTTACGAGATTCCAAAAGAAGTTTTGGATGCAGTGTTAGCACACTGTGAAAAAAAGGAACGTGAAACACTTCTAGAAAAGGCTATTTATGTTGCAGACCCAACGTCTGGTTTTATAGTGGCTGCAGCGTTAATAACACCGGAAAAATCTCTGGAAGTCATAGATGTGGACTTTTTGATTCGGCGTTTCAAAGAAAAGCTCTTCGCCAAAGGCGCTAACAGGCAACAAATGATGAAGTGCGAGGAAATGGGACTCTCGTTGGAAGAGTTCTTGGGAATATCTCTCGAAGCGATGAAATCGATAAGAGCTGAACTAGGTTTGTGA